A portion of the Cryptomeria japonica chromosome 5, Sugi_1.0, whole genome shotgun sequence genome contains these proteins:
- the LOC131035241 gene encoding copalyl diphosphate synthase 1 isoform X2, whose amino-acid sequence MEQLGFHRLTHLQDFLIGNAGVQNFHPSGVLYLVVKDKIKQNASASMYIDEDIVRIRRLFSETKSRQTSVSAYDTAWVAMVPSLEDSQLPQFPQSLSWIMNHQLWDGSWGLPDLPYIKDRLSHTLACIIALRTWNTGIKNVEMGLRFIRENIGKIASEDQHDPIGFEIIFTAMLEEARGLGLDLPYGSSPIEQMLSKRYEILKRIEIDQMNDYDQSLIFIVEGIRSMVDWNKVLRHQSKDGSLFHSPSATACALMHTRKSNCLMYLKSMLETLGSGVPSVYPINVFTALSVVDRLESLGISRHFKCEIKQALDDVYRCWTENKIIEGISSTSDIINSSVSFRILRWNGYDVSPDVFVSFLQDGSFLVEKRGQAVTAMLNLYKSSQMMFPGERILEEAKYFSRNYLAKNEANIAMDDQNLVHKDLDKEVEYALAVPWLASLERLEHRRYIENDAFDDIWIGKTSYKIPCISSDSFLALAKNDFNICQAMQQKDLQELEKWCVDSKFGDLHYARQKLVYCYFSVASTLFSPEMSAARIVWTKNAVLTTVIDDFYDVGGSTEELQCFLEAVKRWDPAGINSLPDNVKILFSALYNTVNNIAQNACAFQGRDVSIHLREIWYRLVMSMMKEAEWAKTGYIPSMQEYLENGKTSIALEPIVLIALYFVGPKLSEQTIWHHEYSSLMELVNNCGRLLNDIQSYKREAKEGKLNYVTLFMKEYPVSTAENAIEKIRQTIYQSTQKLLRNLLQPSVLPHECKKLYWNMVRILQLFYLKTDGFTSPTEMLEHINMVIFDPIV is encoded by the exons ATGGAACAACTAGGCTTCCATCGCCTTACCCACCTGCAAGATTTTCTCATTGGCAATGCAGGAGTACAAAATTTCCATCCGTCAGGAGTGCTTTATCTG GTTGTCAAAGATAAGATCAAGCAAAATGCATCTGCTTCTATGTACATAGATGAGGATATTGTGAGGATAAGAAGGCTATTCTCGGAAACCAAGAGCAGACAGACATCTGTTTCTGCTTATGATACAGCATGGGTAGCCATGGTCCCCTCTTTGGAAGACTCTCAATTACCACAGTTTCCACAGTCCCTTTCATGGATAATGAATCATCAACTCTGGGATGGGTCTTGGGGATTACCTGATTTGCCTTATATTAAAGATCGCCTTTCTCACACTTTGGCATGCATTATTGCACTAAGAACGTGGAATACTGGCATTAAAAATGTGGAAATGG GTTTGAGATTTATAAGAGAAAATATTGGAAAGATAGCTAGCGAGGACCAGCATGATCCCATTGGATTTGAGATTATCTTCACTGCAATgctagaagaagcaagaggatTGGGCTTGGACCTCCCTTATGGTTCATCTCCTATAGAACAGATGCTCTCAAAGCGATATGAAATCCTTAAAAG GATAGAGATAGACCAGATGAATGATTATGATCAATCCCTAATTTTTATAGTTGAGGGTATTCGGAGTATGGTTGACTGGAACAAAGTTTTAAGACATCAGAGCAAGGATGGCTCACTCTTCCATTCCCCCTCTGCAACTGCTTGTGCTCTGATGCACACTAGAAAATCCAACTGCCTTATGTATTTGAAATCAATGCTAGAAACTTTGGGGAGTGGAG TGCCTAGTGTTTATCCCATAAATGTGTTCACTGCTCTCTCAGTGGTAGATAGGTTGGAGAGCTTAGGAATATCAAGACATTTCAAATGTGAGATAAAGCAGGCTCTCGATGATGTTTATAG ATGCTGGACAGAAAACAAAATAATTGAGGGAATATCATCAACATCAGACATAATTAACAGTTCTGTCAGTTTCAGGATTTTACGGTGGAATGGATATGATGTGTCTCCAG ATGTCTTCGTCAGTTTCCTGCAAGATGGAAGCTTCCTAGTAGAAAAGAGAGGCCAAGCTGTTACAGCAATGCTGAATTTGTATAAATCATCTCAGATGATGTTCCCTGGCGAAAGAATTTTGGAAGAAGCAAAATATTTCTCCAGAAACTATCTTGCCAAAAATGAAGCAAATATTGCAATGGATGACCAAAATTTAGTCCACAAAGACCTTGATAAAGAG GTTGAGTATGCACTTGCTGTACCTTGGCTGGCCAGTTTGGAGCGACTGGAACATAGAAGATACATTGAAAATGATGCATTTGATGATATTTGGATTGGAAAGACCTCTTACAA GATCCCCTGTATAAGCAGTGACTCTTTTTTAGCATTAGCCAAAAATGACTTCAATATCTGCCAAGCAATGCAGCAGAAAGATTTACAGGAGTTGGAAAA ATGGTGTGTAGATTCAAAATTTGGTGACCTACACTACGCACGGCAGAAACTTGTATATTGCTATTTTTCTGTTGCTTCAACACTTTTTAGCCCTGAAATGTCTGCAGCACGTATTGTATGGACCAAGAATGCAGTTCTCACTACAGTCATAGATGACTTTTATGACGTGGGGGGCTCCACTGAAGAGCTTCAATGCTTTCTTGAAGCTGTTAAGAG GTGGGATCCAGCAGGGATAAATAGCCTTCCAGATAATGTGAAGATTCTGTTCTCTGCACTATACAACACTGTCAATAATATTGCCCAAAATGCCTGTGCTTTTCAAGGTCGAGATGTCAGCATTCATTTAAGGGAAATT tggTACAGGCTAGTGATGTCAATGATGAAAGAGGCTGAGTGGGCCAAAACTGGATATATACCATCCATGCAGGAGTACTTGGAAAATGGAAAAACATCAATTGCGTTGGAACCGATTGTTCTTATAGCTCTCTATTTTGTAGGGCCTAAGCTTTCAGAGCAAACCATCTGGCACCATGAGTACAGCAGTCTTATGGAACTTGTCAATAATTGTGGGCGCCTTTTAAATGACATTCAGAGCTATAAG AGGGAGGCCAAGGAAGGAAAGCTGAACTATGTGACATTGTTCATGAAAGAATATCCAGTGTCGACTGCTGAGAATGCTATTGAGAAGATTAGACAAACCATATATCAAAGCACACAAAAACTACTGAGAAATTTGTTGCAACCTAGTGTTCTCCCTCATGAATGCAAGAAGTTGTATTGGAATATGGTTAGAATTCTCCAACTATTCTACCTCAAGACTGATGGATTCACATCTCCCACTGAAATGCTTGAACATATCAATATGGTTATTTTTGATCCTATAGTGTAA
- the LOC131035241 gene encoding copalyl diphosphate synthase 1 isoform X1 yields the protein MGSVSFSVISNSTIYGTTRLPSPYPPARFSHWQCRSTKFPSVRSALSGSSSAQFTHGRNELDIGPSQHLRSTYASKVVKDKIKQNASASMYIDEDIVRIRRLFSETKSRQTSVSAYDTAWVAMVPSLEDSQLPQFPQSLSWIMNHQLWDGSWGLPDLPYIKDRLSHTLACIIALRTWNTGIKNVEMGLRFIRENIGKIASEDQHDPIGFEIIFTAMLEEARGLGLDLPYGSSPIEQMLSKRYEILKRIEIDQMNDYDQSLIFIVEGIRSMVDWNKVLRHQSKDGSLFHSPSATACALMHTRKSNCLMYLKSMLETLGSGVPSVYPINVFTALSVVDRLESLGISRHFKCEIKQALDDVYRCWTENKIIEGISSTSDIINSSVSFRILRWNGYDVSPDVFVSFLQDGSFLVEKRGQAVTAMLNLYKSSQMMFPGERILEEAKYFSRNYLAKNEANIAMDDQNLVHKDLDKEVEYALAVPWLASLERLEHRRYIENDAFDDIWIGKTSYKIPCISSDSFLALAKNDFNICQAMQQKDLQELEKWCVDSKFGDLHYARQKLVYCYFSVASTLFSPEMSAARIVWTKNAVLTTVIDDFYDVGGSTEELQCFLEAVKRWDPAGINSLPDNVKILFSALYNTVNNIAQNACAFQGRDVSIHLREIWYRLVMSMMKEAEWAKTGYIPSMQEYLENGKTSIALEPIVLIALYFVGPKLSEQTIWHHEYSSLMELVNNCGRLLNDIQSYKREAKEGKLNYVTLFMKEYPVSTAENAIEKIRQTIYQSTQKLLRNLLQPSVLPHECKKLYWNMVRILQLFYLKTDGFTSPTEMLEHINMVIFDPIV from the exons ATGGGATCAGTTAGCTTCTCTGTCATCTCCAATTCTACAATCTATGGAACAACTAGGCTTCCATCGCCTTACCCACCTGCAAGATTTTCTCATTGGCAATGCAGGAGTACAAAATTTCCATCCGTCAGGAGTGCTTTATCTG GATCTTCTAGTGCCCAGTTCACCCATGGAAGGAATGAACTTGACATAGGACCAAGCCAGCACCTTAGATCTACATATGCTTCCAAG GTTGTCAAAGATAAGATCAAGCAAAATGCATCTGCTTCTATGTACATAGATGAGGATATTGTGAGGATAAGAAGGCTATTCTCGGAAACCAAGAGCAGACAGACATCTGTTTCTGCTTATGATACAGCATGGGTAGCCATGGTCCCCTCTTTGGAAGACTCTCAATTACCACAGTTTCCACAGTCCCTTTCATGGATAATGAATCATCAACTCTGGGATGGGTCTTGGGGATTACCTGATTTGCCTTATATTAAAGATCGCCTTTCTCACACTTTGGCATGCATTATTGCACTAAGAACGTGGAATACTGGCATTAAAAATGTGGAAATGG GTTTGAGATTTATAAGAGAAAATATTGGAAAGATAGCTAGCGAGGACCAGCATGATCCCATTGGATTTGAGATTATCTTCACTGCAATgctagaagaagcaagaggatTGGGCTTGGACCTCCCTTATGGTTCATCTCCTATAGAACAGATGCTCTCAAAGCGATATGAAATCCTTAAAAG GATAGAGATAGACCAGATGAATGATTATGATCAATCCCTAATTTTTATAGTTGAGGGTATTCGGAGTATGGTTGACTGGAACAAAGTTTTAAGACATCAGAGCAAGGATGGCTCACTCTTCCATTCCCCCTCTGCAACTGCTTGTGCTCTGATGCACACTAGAAAATCCAACTGCCTTATGTATTTGAAATCAATGCTAGAAACTTTGGGGAGTGGAG TGCCTAGTGTTTATCCCATAAATGTGTTCACTGCTCTCTCAGTGGTAGATAGGTTGGAGAGCTTAGGAATATCAAGACATTTCAAATGTGAGATAAAGCAGGCTCTCGATGATGTTTATAG ATGCTGGACAGAAAACAAAATAATTGAGGGAATATCATCAACATCAGACATAATTAACAGTTCTGTCAGTTTCAGGATTTTACGGTGGAATGGATATGATGTGTCTCCAG ATGTCTTCGTCAGTTTCCTGCAAGATGGAAGCTTCCTAGTAGAAAAGAGAGGCCAAGCTGTTACAGCAATGCTGAATTTGTATAAATCATCTCAGATGATGTTCCCTGGCGAAAGAATTTTGGAAGAAGCAAAATATTTCTCCAGAAACTATCTTGCCAAAAATGAAGCAAATATTGCAATGGATGACCAAAATTTAGTCCACAAAGACCTTGATAAAGAG GTTGAGTATGCACTTGCTGTACCTTGGCTGGCCAGTTTGGAGCGACTGGAACATAGAAGATACATTGAAAATGATGCATTTGATGATATTTGGATTGGAAAGACCTCTTACAA GATCCCCTGTATAAGCAGTGACTCTTTTTTAGCATTAGCCAAAAATGACTTCAATATCTGCCAAGCAATGCAGCAGAAAGATTTACAGGAGTTGGAAAA ATGGTGTGTAGATTCAAAATTTGGTGACCTACACTACGCACGGCAGAAACTTGTATATTGCTATTTTTCTGTTGCTTCAACACTTTTTAGCCCTGAAATGTCTGCAGCACGTATTGTATGGACCAAGAATGCAGTTCTCACTACAGTCATAGATGACTTTTATGACGTGGGGGGCTCCACTGAAGAGCTTCAATGCTTTCTTGAAGCTGTTAAGAG GTGGGATCCAGCAGGGATAAATAGCCTTCCAGATAATGTGAAGATTCTGTTCTCTGCACTATACAACACTGTCAATAATATTGCCCAAAATGCCTGTGCTTTTCAAGGTCGAGATGTCAGCATTCATTTAAGGGAAATT tggTACAGGCTAGTGATGTCAATGATGAAAGAGGCTGAGTGGGCCAAAACTGGATATATACCATCCATGCAGGAGTACTTGGAAAATGGAAAAACATCAATTGCGTTGGAACCGATTGTTCTTATAGCTCTCTATTTTGTAGGGCCTAAGCTTTCAGAGCAAACCATCTGGCACCATGAGTACAGCAGTCTTATGGAACTTGTCAATAATTGTGGGCGCCTTTTAAATGACATTCAGAGCTATAAG AGGGAGGCCAAGGAAGGAAAGCTGAACTATGTGACATTGTTCATGAAAGAATATCCAGTGTCGACTGCTGAGAATGCTATTGAGAAGATTAGACAAACCATATATCAAAGCACACAAAAACTACTGAGAAATTTGTTGCAACCTAGTGTTCTCCCTCATGAATGCAAGAAGTTGTATTGGAATATGGTTAGAATTCTCCAACTATTCTACCTCAAGACTGATGGATTCACATCTCCCACTGAAATGCTTGAACATATCAATATGGTTATTTTTGATCCTATAGTGTAA
- the LOC131035241 gene encoding copalyl diphosphate synthase 1 isoform X3, which yields MGSVSFSVISNSTIYGTTRLPSPYPPARFSHWQCRSTKFPSVRSALSGSSSAQFTHGRNELDIGPSQHLRSTYASKVVKDKIKQNASASMYIDEDIVRIRRLFSETKSRQTSVSAYDTAWVAMVPSLEDSQLPQFPQSLSWIMNHQLWDGSWGLPDLPYIKDRLSHTLACIIALRTWNTGIKNVEMGLRFIRENIGKIASEDQHDPIGFEIIFTAMLEEARGLGLDLPYGSSPIEQMLSKRYEILKRIEIDQMNDYDQSLIFIVEGIRSMVDWNKVLRHQSKDGSLFHSPSATACALMHTRKSNCLMYLKSMLETLGSGVPSVYPINVFTALSVVDRLESLGISRHFKCEIKQALDDVYRCWTENKIIEGISSTSDIINSSVSFRILRWNGYDVSPDVFVSFLQDGSFLVEKRGQAVTAMLNLYKSSQMMFPGERILEEAKYFSRNYLAKNEANIAMDDQNLVHKDLDKEVEYALAVPWLASLERLEHRRYIENDAFDDIWIGKTSYKIPCISSDSFLALAKNDFNICQAMQQKDLQELEKWCVDSKFGDLHYARQKLVYCYFSVASTLFSPEMSAARIVWTKNAVLTTVIDDFYDVGGSTEELQCFLEAVKRWDPAGINSLPDNVKILFSALYNTVNNIAQNACAFQGRDVSIHLREIGLSFQSKPSGTMSTAVLWNLSIIVGAF from the exons ATGGGATCAGTTAGCTTCTCTGTCATCTCCAATTCTACAATCTATGGAACAACTAGGCTTCCATCGCCTTACCCACCTGCAAGATTTTCTCATTGGCAATGCAGGAGTACAAAATTTCCATCCGTCAGGAGTGCTTTATCTG GATCTTCTAGTGCCCAGTTCACCCATGGAAGGAATGAACTTGACATAGGACCAAGCCAGCACCTTAGATCTACATATGCTTCCAAG GTTGTCAAAGATAAGATCAAGCAAAATGCATCTGCTTCTATGTACATAGATGAGGATATTGTGAGGATAAGAAGGCTATTCTCGGAAACCAAGAGCAGACAGACATCTGTTTCTGCTTATGATACAGCATGGGTAGCCATGGTCCCCTCTTTGGAAGACTCTCAATTACCACAGTTTCCACAGTCCCTTTCATGGATAATGAATCATCAACTCTGGGATGGGTCTTGGGGATTACCTGATTTGCCTTATATTAAAGATCGCCTTTCTCACACTTTGGCATGCATTATTGCACTAAGAACGTGGAATACTGGCATTAAAAATGTGGAAATGG GTTTGAGATTTATAAGAGAAAATATTGGAAAGATAGCTAGCGAGGACCAGCATGATCCCATTGGATTTGAGATTATCTTCACTGCAATgctagaagaagcaagaggatTGGGCTTGGACCTCCCTTATGGTTCATCTCCTATAGAACAGATGCTCTCAAAGCGATATGAAATCCTTAAAAG GATAGAGATAGACCAGATGAATGATTATGATCAATCCCTAATTTTTATAGTTGAGGGTATTCGGAGTATGGTTGACTGGAACAAAGTTTTAAGACATCAGAGCAAGGATGGCTCACTCTTCCATTCCCCCTCTGCAACTGCTTGTGCTCTGATGCACACTAGAAAATCCAACTGCCTTATGTATTTGAAATCAATGCTAGAAACTTTGGGGAGTGGAG TGCCTAGTGTTTATCCCATAAATGTGTTCACTGCTCTCTCAGTGGTAGATAGGTTGGAGAGCTTAGGAATATCAAGACATTTCAAATGTGAGATAAAGCAGGCTCTCGATGATGTTTATAG ATGCTGGACAGAAAACAAAATAATTGAGGGAATATCATCAACATCAGACATAATTAACAGTTCTGTCAGTTTCAGGATTTTACGGTGGAATGGATATGATGTGTCTCCAG ATGTCTTCGTCAGTTTCCTGCAAGATGGAAGCTTCCTAGTAGAAAAGAGAGGCCAAGCTGTTACAGCAATGCTGAATTTGTATAAATCATCTCAGATGATGTTCCCTGGCGAAAGAATTTTGGAAGAAGCAAAATATTTCTCCAGAAACTATCTTGCCAAAAATGAAGCAAATATTGCAATGGATGACCAAAATTTAGTCCACAAAGACCTTGATAAAGAG GTTGAGTATGCACTTGCTGTACCTTGGCTGGCCAGTTTGGAGCGACTGGAACATAGAAGATACATTGAAAATGATGCATTTGATGATATTTGGATTGGAAAGACCTCTTACAA GATCCCCTGTATAAGCAGTGACTCTTTTTTAGCATTAGCCAAAAATGACTTCAATATCTGCCAAGCAATGCAGCAGAAAGATTTACAGGAGTTGGAAAA ATGGTGTGTAGATTCAAAATTTGGTGACCTACACTACGCACGGCAGAAACTTGTATATTGCTATTTTTCTGTTGCTTCAACACTTTTTAGCCCTGAAATGTCTGCAGCACGTATTGTATGGACCAAGAATGCAGTTCTCACTACAGTCATAGATGACTTTTATGACGTGGGGGGCTCCACTGAAGAGCTTCAATGCTTTCTTGAAGCTGTTAAGAG GTGGGATCCAGCAGGGATAAATAGCCTTCCAGATAATGTGAAGATTCTGTTCTCTGCACTATACAACACTGTCAATAATATTGCCCAAAATGCCTGTGCTTTTCAAGGTCGAGATGTCAGCATTCATTTAAGGGAAATT GGCCTAAGCTTTCAGAGCAAACCATCTGGCACCATGAGTACAGCAGTCTTATGGAACTTGTCAATAATTGTGGGCGCCTTTTAA